A section of the Hippea sp. KM1 genome encodes:
- a CDS encoding electron transfer flavoprotein subunit alpha/FixB family protein, whose product MIKQDISKYKHIWVFVEHENGEVARVSFELLTKARELAKDLGCEVHAFTVGDKVEQFKDEVFKYGAKKYFIIEDPILKDYMTEPYRDSIVYLIEKYKPEIVLIGATTLGRDLAGTIATVLQTGLTADTTALDIDPKTKNLLMTRPTFGGNLMATIFCPDNRPQMSTSRPGVYKAIEEPVKGEVVKEKYDFDKSKYTKKILEKIIEEGEKINLGFYDVIVAGGFGMGNKDNMKLVQELADVLGGTWAASRKAVQAGWAPQTRQVGQTGQTVHPKIYIACGISGAIQHVAGMKSSDVIIAINSDPEAPIFEIATYGIVGDVLEVLPKMTKMFKEKLGKA is encoded by the coding sequence ATGATTAAACAGGATATTAGCAAATATAAGCATATATGGGTTTTTGTTGAGCATGAGAACGGAGAGGTTGCAAGGGTATCCTTTGAGCTTTTGACAAAGGCCAGAGAGCTTGCCAAGGATTTGGGCTGTGAGGTTCATGCCTTTACTGTTGGTGATAAGGTTGAGCAGTTCAAGGATGAGGTTTTCAAATACGGGGCTAAGAAGTACTTTATCATAGAGGATCCGATTCTTAAGGATTACATGACAGAGCCATACAGGGACTCCATCGTATACCTGATCGAGAAGTATAAGCCGGAGATAGTTCTCATTGGTGCAACAACCTTGGGAAGGGATTTGGCAGGAACGATAGCTACGGTGCTTCAGACAGGTCTTACGGCCGATACGACAGCATTGGATATAGATCCCAAGACAAAGAACCTCCTCATGACAAGGCCTACATTCGGCGGAAACCTGATGGCCACAATCTTCTGTCCGGACAACAGGCCTCAGATGTCAACATCCAGGCCGGGTGTTTATAAGGCGATTGAGGAGCCTGTAAAGGGCGAGGTTGTAAAAGAGAAGTATGACTTTGATAAGAGCAAATACACAAAGAAGATACTCGAGAAGATAATTGAGGAAGGCGAGAAGATCAACCTTGGATTCTATGATGTTATCGTGGCAGGCGGATTTGGTATGGGCAACAAGGATAACATGAAGTTAGTTCAGGAGTTGGCCGATGTGCTTGGCGGCACATGGGCAGCAAGCAGGAAGGCCGTTCAGGCCGGTTGGGCCCCACAGACAAGGCAGGTTGGTCAGACGGGTCAGACCGTCCATCCGAAGATCTATATAGCCTGCGGAATCTCTGGTGCCATACAGCATGTTGCCGGAATGAAGTCCTCCGATGTTATCATTGCTATCAATAGCGACCCAGAGGCTCCTATCTTTGAGATAGCAACATACGGTATCGTTGGTGATGTTTTAGAGGTTCTTCCTAAGATGACGAAAATGTTTAAGGAAAAATTAGGAAAGGCTTAA
- a CDS encoding MBL fold metallo-hydrolase has translation MVLRLITGELEENCYFVFDRSTRECAIIDPGDEPEKIDGVIGEHGLKPRIILNTHYHFDHVGANAFLKEKYNIDLAIHRNDAKPLERAHVDAEIYLLKKQQPSPKPDILLTDGDVISVGSLRLEVLHTPGHTPGSVCFYESSEKWLFSGDTLFFESVGRWDFPSGSKDDLLNSIRRLMKLPDDVVVYPGHGDHTTIGHERAFNPYIDYK, from the coding sequence ATGGTTTTGAGGCTTATAACAGGAGAGCTTGAGGAGAACTGTTATTTTGTATTTGACAGATCAACGAGGGAGTGCGCCATTATTGATCCGGGTGATGAACCCGAAAAAATCGACGGTGTTATTGGAGAGCATGGACTTAAACCCAGGATAATTTTGAATACCCATTACCATTTCGACCATGTGGGCGCCAATGCATTTTTAAAGGAAAAGTACAACATAGATCTTGCGATACACAGAAACGATGCAAAACCGCTTGAGAGAGCCCATGTTGATGCTGAGATATACCTGCTAAAAAAACAACAGCCGTCTCCCAAACCCGATATTCTATTGACAGATGGCGATGTTATATCTGTTGGTTCTTTGAGGCTTGAGGTTTTGCATACACCTGGACATACACCCGGCTCTGTTTGCTTCTATGAATCGAGCGAAAAATGGCTCTTTAGCGGTGATACGCTGTTTTTTGAATCTGTTGGCAGGTGGGATTTTCCTTCAGGGAGCAAGGATGATCTGTTAAACAGTATAAGAAGGCTAATGAAGCTGCCTGACGATGTTGTGGTGTATCCGGGTCATGGGGATCATACCACAATAGGGCATGAAAGGGCATTTAACCCCTACATAGATTACAAATAA
- the groL gene encoding chaperonin GroEL (60 kDa chaperone family; promotes refolding of misfolded polypeptides especially under stressful conditions; forms two stacked rings of heptamers to form a barrel-shaped 14mer; ends can be capped by GroES; misfolded proteins enter the barrel where they are refolded when GroES binds) — protein MTAKILEFGDSAREAIMKGVNKLADAVAVTMGPRGRNVVIDRRFGSPTITKDGVTVAREIELKDPYENMGAQLVKEVASKTSDVAGDGTTTATVLARAIYREGLRNVTAGANPIEIKRGIDKAVEKVVEELKKISKEVTEKKQIAEVGTISANNDREIGEIIAEAMDKVGKNGVITVEEAKGTETTLELVEGMRFDRGYLSPYFVTNPDKMIAELEDAFIVITDKKVSSMQEFLPLVEKIAKTGRPFLVIAEEVEGEALATLVVNKLRGTLQCCAVKAPGFGDRRKEMLRDIAILTGGQVISEETGMKFDNVDLDVLGRAKKIIVDKENTTIVDGFGSKEDIEARIKQIDAQIEQSTSEYDKEKLRERKAKLAGGVAIIKVGAATETEMKEKKARVEDALNATKAAVEEGIVPGGGTALLRCQAALEGVKGENDDQDIGIKIIKKVLEEPAKVIASNAGFEGSIIINKIRENNDISYGFDARNGEFVNMFEKGIIDPTKVERTAIQNAASVAGLMLTTETLITDDPKEREKEDRAMAGAAGGAGMY, from the coding sequence ATGACAGCAAAGATCTTGGAGTTTGGTGATAGCGCAAGAGAAGCAATAATGAAGGGTGTTAATAAGCTCGCCGATGCAGTAGCCGTAACAATGGGTCCAAGGGGTAGGAATGTTGTTATCGACAGGAGGTTCGGTAGCCCAACAATAACAAAGGACGGTGTTACCGTTGCAAGGGAGATAGAGCTTAAAGACCCGTATGAGAACATGGGTGCTCAGCTTGTTAAAGAGGTTGCATCCAAGACAAGCGATGTGGCAGGTGATGGTACAACAACGGCTACGGTATTGGCAAGGGCTATATATAGAGAGGGCTTGAGGAATGTTACAGCCGGTGCAAACCCAATTGAGATAAAGAGGGGTATTGATAAAGCCGTCGAGAAGGTTGTTGAGGAGCTAAAGAAGATCTCCAAAGAGGTAACGGAGAAGAAGCAGATTGCAGAGGTCGGCACAATATCTGCAAACAACGACAGGGAGATCGGTGAGATAATCGCCGAGGCAATGGACAAAGTCGGCAAGAACGGCGTTATAACTGTTGAGGAAGCAAAGGGCACAGAGACAACATTGGAGCTTGTTGAGGGTATGAGGTTCGACAGGGGTTATCTGTCTCCATATTTTGTAACAAACCCAGACAAGATGATTGCCGAGCTTGAGGATGCCTTCATCGTAATCACAGACAAGAAGGTAAGCTCTATGCAGGAGTTCTTGCCACTTGTGGAAAAGATCGCAAAAACAGGCAGGCCATTCCTGGTAATTGCTGAAGAGGTTGAGGGCGAGGCTTTGGCAACGCTCGTTGTCAACAAGTTAAGGGGAACACTGCAGTGCTGCGCAGTAAAGGCTCCTGGCTTCGGTGACAGAAGGAAAGAGATGCTCAGGGACATAGCAATTCTAACAGGCGGCCAGGTAATCAGCGAAGAGACCGGTATGAAGTTTGACAATGTTGATCTGGATGTTCTTGGAAGGGCCAAAAAGATCATCGTTGACAAGGAGAACACAACAATCGTTGATGGCTTTGGCTCCAAAGAGGATATAGAGGCAAGGATTAAACAGATAGATGCACAGATAGAGCAGTCCACAAGCGAATACGACAAAGAGAAACTAAGAGAGAGAAAGGCAAAATTGGCCGGTGGCGTTGCCATCATCAAGGTAGGTGCTGCAACCGAGACAGAGATGAAGGAGAAGAAGGCCAGGGTCGAGGACGCACTGAACGCTACAAAGGCTGCCGTTGAAGAGGGTATTGTTCCTGGTGGTGGAACAGCCCTTCTAAGGTGCCAGGCAGCATTGGAGGGCGTAAAGGGCGAGAACGACGATCAGGATATCGGTATAAAGATAATCAAGAAGGTTTTGGAGGAGCCTGCAAAGGTAATAGCAAGCAATGCAGGATTTGAGGGCTCCATCATAATAAACAAGATAAGAGAGAACAACGACATCTCCTATGGGTTCGATGCAAGGAACGGTGAGTTTGTCAACATGTTCGAAAAGGGCATCATCGACCCAACAAAGGTTGAAAGAACGGCAATACAGAACGCCGCTTCTGTTGCAGGCTTGATGCTAACAACAGAAACACTCATCACAGACGATCCAAAAGAGAGGGAGAAAGAAGACAGGGCAATGGCTGGTGCTGCCGGTGGCGCTGGTATGTATTAA
- a CDS encoding electron transfer flavoprotein subunit beta/FixA family protein, producing MHSLVFIKQVPDAAQVRVDYETGTLIREGVPAIINPFDKHAIEAAVRIKNEFGGKVSVICMGPPMAEDALKEAMAMGADNAYLLSDRVFAGSDTLATSYALWAGAQKIIQEEGPVDLFWAGKQAIDGDTAQTGPGIATRFDIPLITYVVDIKKVDPEKKTIQVVRLVESGQEVIEAPMPCFLTVEEELNTLSYAPLPYLIRAAKTPVKVLNSSNTQIDASQCGLKNSPTKVKKAFTPPKREGGEILEGDSVDAILNTLYEKITPVLKQMGKVQ from the coding sequence GTGCACTCTTTAGTTTTTATCAAACAGGTTCCTGATGCTGCCCAGGTCAGGGTGGATTATGAGACTGGAACATTGATCAGGGAAGGGGTTCCAGCCATCATCAATCCATTCGACAAGCATGCCATAGAGGCAGCAGTAAGGATCAAGAACGAGTTTGGCGGTAAGGTTTCGGTCATCTGTATGGGTCCGCCTATGGCTGAGGATGCCCTAAAAGAGGCAATGGCCATGGGTGCAGACAACGCTTATCTTTTAAGCGATAGGGTGTTTGCCGGATCCGATACGCTTGCAACAAGCTATGCTTTGTGGGCTGGCGCTCAGAAGATTATCCAGGAAGAGGGTCCTGTTGACCTTTTCTGGGCTGGTAAACAGGCAATAGACGGTGATACAGCCCAGACAGGTCCGGGTATAGCAACGAGGTTTGACATTCCGCTTATAACCTATGTTGTCGATATTAAGAAGGTTGATCCTGAGAAGAAAACCATTCAGGTCGTCAGGCTTGTTGAGAGCGGCCAGGAGGTAATCGAAGCTCCTATGCCATGCTTCTTGACGGTTGAGGAGGAGCTGAACACATTGAGCTATGCTCCACTACCATACTTGATAAGGGCTGCAAAGACGCCTGTTAAGGTTTTGAACTCCAGCAATACTCAAATCGATGCCTCTCAGTGCGGTCTTAAGAACTCCCCGACAAAGGTTAAGAAGGCATTTACGCCTCCAAAGAGAGAGGGTGGCGAGATTTTAGAGGGCGATTCTGTGGATGCTATCTTAAACACTCTGTATGAAAAAATTACTCCCGTTTTGAAGCAAATGGGAAAAGTACAGTAA
- the rpsT gene encoding 30S ribosomal protein S20 yields MANHKSAEKRARQNKKRYMRNKAYRTRLKNVLKKTRTMIDTETDKAAIEAQLKEAERVIRKICTKGVIHQNKASRLISRLYERYHKKLAQAS; encoded by the coding sequence GTGGCTAATCACAAGTCTGCTGAGAAGAGGGCAAGACAGAACAAGAAGAGATACATGAGGAATAAGGCCTACAGGACCAGGCTTAAGAATGTTTTGAAGAAAACAAGAACCATGATAGATACAGAAACAGATAAGGCTGCAATTGAGGCTCAATTGAAAGAGGCTGAGAGGGTCATCAGAAAGATCTGCACCAAAGGTGTAATACATCAGAACAAGGCATCCCGCTTGATCTCCCGCCTGTATGAGAGATACCATAAAAAATTAGCGCAGGCCTCTTAA
- a CDS encoding co-chaperone GroES yields MATLKPLMDRILVEPQDLEQKTESGIIIPDTAKEKPQQGKVVEVGEDVETVKKGDVIVFEKYAGNEIKLDDKRYVILKEDEVLAKFVD; encoded by the coding sequence ATGGCAACATTGAAACCCCTGATGGACAGAATCCTGGTTGAGCCACAGGATTTAGAGCAGAAGACAGAAAGCGGAATCATCATTCCAGACACAGCCAAAGAGAAGCCTCAGCAGGGTAAGGTTGTTGAGGTAGGCGAGGATGTTGAAACCGTAAAAAAGGGCGATGTAATCGTATTTGAGAAGTATGCCGGAAACGAGATCAAGTTGGATGACAAAAGGTATGTAATACTCAAAGAAGACGAAGTATTGGCAAAGTTCGTTGACTAA
- a CDS encoding ferredoxin family protein, with translation MKKLRIEDKLYLVGYNVDHEYSHLGIADPEACKTCEKKQCTYVCPASVYTWDENEQKININYDACVECGTCRIACDYITWKYPRGGFGVAYKFG, from the coding sequence ATGAAGAAGTTAAGAATCGAAGATAAACTTTATCTTGTTGGATACAATGTTGATCATGAGTATAGCCATTTGGGTATAGCAGACCCCGAGGCCTGCAAGACCTGCGAGAAGAAGCAGTGCACCTATGTATGCCCTGCAAGCGTCTATACATGGGATGAGAATGAGCAGAAGATAAACATAAACTACGATGCCTGCGTTGAGTGTGGAACATGCAGAATAGCATGTGATTACATCACCTGGAAGTATCCAAGGGGTGGATTTGGCGTTGCCTATAAGTTCGGTTAA
- a CDS encoding FAD-dependent oxidoreductase, which translates to MGKKDFDVIIVGAGPAGLAAGYVLAKAGVDTIIIERGKFPGSKNVMGGILYRKPMDDLIPEFYKDAPLERHIIEQRMWLLDETSHFSSGIRNQKWNQEPYNCFSVFRAHFDKWFAKQVVEAGALLINETVVTEPIVENGKVVGVRTDRPEGDLYADCVIAADGVQSFLAKSLGLRKKITAEKVAVATKEIIGLSEKEVNDRFGITNPDEGVTIELTGPFFEGIEAMAWIYTNKTSVSIGVGAIIKDLVEHRMNPNDLLEKVKHHPSVLPLIEGGETKEYLAHMIPEGGYFAVPKLYTDGFMVTGDAAMLVDSVHREGSNLAIESGKAAAKTYLEAREAGDFSERMLSRYQDKLEEMYVLKDLKYYRNLPELLEEKRYLLTDYPQFIIDAMTEIYNVDGTPKPDKFRKIKDELKQRFGYINLAKDLYTIWRKLR; encoded by the coding sequence ATGGGAAAAAAAGATTTTGATGTAATTATAGTCGGTGCTGGTCCTGCGGGTTTGGCTGCAGGTTATGTATTGGCAAAGGCTGGTGTTGATACGATAATAATAGAAAGGGGTAAGTTCCCTGGATCCAAGAATGTCATGGGCGGAATCCTTTACAGGAAGCCCATGGACGATCTGATCCCTGAGTTCTATAAGGATGCCCCACTTGAGAGGCATATCATTGAACAGAGGATGTGGCTCCTTGATGAGACCTCCCATTTTAGCTCCGGTATCAGGAATCAGAAGTGGAACCAGGAGCCTTACAACTGTTTCAGCGTATTCAGGGCTCACTTTGATAAGTGGTTTGCCAAACAGGTGGTTGAGGCTGGCGCCCTTCTGATTAACGAGACGGTTGTTACAGAGCCTATAGTTGAAAACGGCAAGGTTGTCGGTGTTAGAACCGATAGGCCTGAGGGAGACCTCTATGCCGATTGCGTAATAGCTGCAGACGGCGTTCAGTCCTTCTTAGCAAAATCCCTGGGATTGAGGAAGAAGATAACCGCTGAGAAGGTGGCCGTTGCCACAAAGGAGATCATAGGACTTTCCGAGAAAGAGGTAAACGATAGGTTTGGTATAACCAACCCGGATGAGGGTGTTACTATCGAGCTAACAGGTCCGTTCTTTGAGGGCATCGAGGCTATGGCCTGGATCTATACAAATAAGACATCCGTATCCATCGGTGTGGGTGCCATCATTAAGGATTTGGTTGAGCACAGGATGAACCCCAACGATCTGCTTGAGAAGGTCAAACACCATCCATCCGTTCTGCCGTTGATCGAGGGCGGAGAGACAAAAGAATATCTTGCCCACATGATACCTGAGGGTGGATACTTCGCTGTTCCAAAGCTATACACCGATGGGTTTATGGTAACGGGCGATGCTGCCATGCTTGTTGACTCTGTCCACAGGGAGGGTTCCAACCTCGCAATAGAGAGTGGTAAGGCAGCGGCAAAGACATATCTTGAAGCAAGGGAGGCCGGTGATTTCTCCGAGAGGATGCTCTCAAGGTATCAGGATAAGCTTGAGGAGATGTATGTATTGAAGGATCTCAAATACTACAGGAACCTGCCAGAGTTGCTTGAGGAGAAGAGGTATCTGTTAACCGATTATCCGCAGTTTATCATCGATGCTATGACAGAGATTTACAATGTTGACGGCACTCCAAAACCAGATAAGTTCAGAAAGATCAAAGATGAACTCAAGCAGAGGTTCGGTTATATCAACCTCGCTAAAGACTTGTATACTATCTGGAGGAAATTAAGATGA
- a CDS encoding methyl-accepting chemotaxis protein — protein sequence MGVVGVSSIIFATYFILMTIIYLTAKSLFFASFVVLSIGFFGGFLFYYYKSFIKPLKDIDKFCNTRLCSTYDLTDRLPKAPKTLGFLNLANTFIGQVQNALKKTLIVSNKVATQAAKVSFNAEKISGNVKREAEGMEEIKTTMDEIKDSINGVSRNITNTSEFMQKVNDLAKNGASKAELAIDKIEDIAKEAKRNADMMKDLGSSSEEIGKIVEVINEITDQTALLSLNAAIEAARAGEAGRGFAVVADEIRKLADKTAHSTEQIRQIVQKTQGETQKTIEATLTLIEKVDEGKELIKTASDSLIEIADGVSEASRMIEDVAAAAEEQSSAVDMIAERVEKMAEDVSKSAKRIELIREDTYHISKTAEELFGFMVQFKTGSYIDKVYNILLQAKEEIEETFKEATQKGIISSADLWDRNYVPVPNTNPQKYKTRFTDFTKQYIQPIEDKYLQMDPNFKFVVLVDNNGYLPAHNSIYDKPLTGDYEKDLVGNRSMRIFNDPTGLAAARNTNPVLLQTYMRDTGVIMNDISTPIYFEGKHWGGLRIGFIWNESN from the coding sequence ATGGGGGTAGTAGGCGTCAGTAGTATTATCTTTGCCACTTACTTCATCTTAATGACAATCATCTATCTAACAGCAAAAAGCCTGTTTTTTGCATCCTTTGTTGTCCTCTCGATCGGCTTTTTTGGAGGATTTCTGTTTTACTATTACAAAAGCTTTATCAAACCTCTTAAGGATATAGACAAATTCTGCAATACCAGGCTCTGCAGCACATATGATTTAACAGACAGGCTTCCCAAGGCTCCTAAAACCCTGGGCTTTCTAAACCTCGCCAATACATTTATAGGACAGGTTCAAAACGCATTGAAAAAGACGCTAATAGTATCTAATAAAGTCGCAACGCAGGCGGCCAAGGTTAGCTTCAATGCAGAAAAAATCTCAGGCAATGTAAAAAGGGAAGCCGAAGGGATGGAAGAGATCAAAACAACGATGGATGAGATCAAAGACTCAATAAACGGCGTATCGAGAAACATAACAAACACATCGGAGTTTATGCAAAAGGTTAACGATTTAGCAAAAAACGGCGCAAGCAAGGCCGAGCTGGCGATAGACAAGATAGAAGATATAGCCAAAGAGGCAAAAAGGAACGCCGATATGATGAAGGATCTGGGCTCCTCATCCGAAGAGATAGGCAAGATTGTCGAGGTCATAAACGAGATAACAGACCAGACAGCCCTTCTATCGCTCAATGCCGCTATTGAGGCAGCGCGTGCCGGCGAGGCGGGTCGAGGCTTTGCCGTGGTTGCCGATGAGATAAGAAAATTGGCCGACAAGACAGCCCACTCCACCGAGCAGATAAGGCAAATCGTTCAAAAAACACAGGGAGAAACGCAAAAGACCATAGAGGCGACGCTCACCCTTATAGAGAAGGTCGATGAGGGTAAAGAGCTAATCAAGACAGCGTCCGATTCACTCATAGAGATAGCAGACGGTGTGTCTGAGGCAAGCAGGATGATAGAGGATGTGGCTGCAGCAGCAGAAGAGCAGTCCTCCGCCGTCGATATGATAGCAGAGAGGGTTGAGAAAATGGCAGAGGATGTATCAAAATCGGCCAAACGCATCGAACTCATCAGGGAAGATACCTACCATATATCAAAAACGGCAGAAGAGCTGTTTGGCTTTATGGTTCAATTCAAGACAGGCTCATACATAGATAAGGTCTATAACATCCTGTTGCAGGCCAAAGAGGAGATAGAGGAAACCTTCAAGGAGGCCACACAAAAGGGTATAATAAGCTCAGCAGACCTATGGGATAGAAACTATGTACCCGTGCCCAATACAAACCCTCAGAAATACAAAACACGCTTTACCGACTTTACAAAGCAGTATATACAGCCTATTGAGGATAAATACCTTCAGATGGATCCAAACTTCAAGTTTGTTGTTTTGGTTGATAACAACGGATACCTGCCTGCGCACAACTCCATATACGACAAGCCGCTTACGGGCGATTATGAGAAAGACCTGGTGGGCAACCGCTCCATGAGGATATTCAACGACCCGACGGGACTTGCGGCGGCAAGAAACACCAATCCCGTTCTGCTTCAGACATACATGAGGGATACAGGCGTGATAATGAACGACATATCGACACCCATATACTTTGAGGGCAAGCATTGGGGCGGTTTGAGGATAGGTTTCATCTGGAATGAAAGTAATTAA
- a CDS encoding phospholipase D family protein: protein MDILRTAKKVKYLNTILNDEPFEGKIDKLFEGFDDFWAITFVSSPRFFFDFVLKHKFQRVRLIIGIEDNDINDKFNLINPEPQHEFFKSLPDEAIEKIRNDEIQIRYSKLGITTHSKLFILKNNSNTRAVFGSANLTQKALSNKNQFEEIIAYDRDHNPNIVKLMETRFEQIWSESIDYVPERIKKEAKPTINVFSTETALDLLKENLSKLSVVGVSSQAIEELISEANIETDTIEYKKEYLKNSKDIINTLTKKTKNGIALISPREVPKKQQLISVKITRLSRRSDELDLRREIVYNETDDLLYIGFSDTDTFERYSEPIDEERITRFIKKIDMFVEAYEKFTIGSKKLYSKQRVFEAILYAFSSPFLWKIREIHAKNKGRDTALSDIPPFLVIAGQAWTGKTHLLEFISRLLGTQGRYFHYNTDIKPANVRDYFFSENIFPILIDEITKDYFTSSAASATKGESFVKSITNSLTGKHPCLIATTNTEFNANMQIIRRIYYLQINKPFDKTQKSQTDDYFSAVIEDIDDSLFKDFSFKFSQLIKNEEDVVKDGDYLNLTRQIFKEYFKIAGIDKPDYFIDKPLLDYYHRGSFMWRNLFQTKRDGFKIQKNMVIVDPTIVFNGDRLEKEKAKKFLDIGVVLEDSVVLVLDKDKFFDFIELNKKQNFFERIGNLFKS from the coding sequence ATGGACATACTGAGAACTGCTAAAAAGGTCAAATATCTAAACACCATCCTCAACGATGAACCCTTCGAGGGAAAGATAGACAAGCTGTTTGAGGGTTTCGATGACTTCTGGGCAATCACCTTTGTTTCATCGCCCAGGTTCTTCTTTGACTTTGTTCTGAAGCATAAATTCCAAAGGGTCAGATTGATTATCGGCATAGAGGATAACGACATCAACGATAAGTTCAATTTAATCAACCCCGAGCCTCAGCATGAGTTCTTTAAATCCTTACCAGATGAGGCAATAGAGAAAATCAGAAACGACGAAATACAGATCAGATATTCAAAATTGGGCATAACAACACATTCAAAACTATTCATTTTAAAAAACAACAGCAACACTCGGGCTGTCTTTGGCTCTGCCAACCTAACTCAAAAGGCCCTATCCAACAAGAATCAGTTTGAGGAGATCATAGCATACGATAGGGATCACAATCCAAACATAGTGAAATTGATGGAAACAAGATTTGAACAGATATGGTCTGAATCCATCGACTATGTGCCAGAAAGAATAAAAAAAGAAGCCAAACCCACGATAAATGTCTTCTCCACAGAAACAGCACTGGATCTATTAAAGGAAAACCTAAGCAAGCTGAGTGTCGTTGGCGTCTCATCGCAGGCGATTGAAGAACTCATAAGTGAAGCAAACATAGAGACAGACACGATAGAATACAAAAAAGAATACCTAAAGAACAGCAAGGATATAATAAACACGCTGACAAAGAAGACAAAAAACGGCATCGCACTGATTTCACCAAGAGAGGTACCCAAAAAGCAGCAGCTCATATCGGTAAAGATAACGCGCCTAAGCAGAAGATCGGACGAACTGGATCTAAGAAGGGAGATAGTCTATAACGAAACGGACGATCTGCTCTATATAGGCTTTAGCGATACCGATACATTTGAGCGCTATTCGGAACCCATTGATGAAGAGAGAATAACAAGGTTTATAAAGAAGATCGATATGTTTGTTGAGGCGTATGAGAAGTTCACCATTGGCAGCAAAAAACTATATTCAAAACAGCGGGTCTTTGAGGCAATACTGTATGCATTCTCATCACCCTTTCTGTGGAAAATCAGGGAGATACACGCAAAAAACAAGGGCAGGGATACGGCACTGTCAGACATACCACCGTTTTTGGTAATTGCTGGGCAGGCCTGGACGGGCAAAACACACCTGCTTGAGTTCATAAGCAGACTACTCGGCACTCAGGGCAGATACTTCCACTACAACACAGACATCAAACCGGCAAATGTCAGGGATTATTTCTTCTCAGAGAACATCTTTCCCATTTTGATTGATGAGATAACAAAGGATTACTTCACAAGCTCAGCAGCCTCAGCAACAAAAGGTGAAAGCTTTGTAAAGAGTATAACAAACTCATTAACTGGCAAGCATCCCTGCTTAATAGCCACAACAAACACGGAATTCAACGCAAACATGCAGATAATCAGGAGGATTTACTATCTTCAGATAAACAAGCCCTTCGATAAAACACAGAAATCACAAACGGATGATTACTTTAGCGCCGTTATAGAAGACATAGACGACTCGCTGTTTAAGGATTTCTCTTTTAAGTTTTCTCAACTTATAAAAAATGAAGAGGATGTGGTAAAAGATGGGGATTATCTAAATCTAACAAGACAGATCTTTAAGGAGTATTTCAAGATTGCTGGGATAGATAAGCCAGACTATTTTATCGACAAGCCATTGCTTGATTACTACCACAGAGGGAGCTTCATGTGGAGAAACCTCTTTCAAACAAAGCGCGATGGATTTAAGATTCAAAAGAACATGGTCATCGTTGATCCAACCATCGTGTTTAACGGTGATAGATTGGAAAAGGAAAAGGCAAAGAAGTTTTTGGATATAGGAGTGGTATTGGAAGATAGCGTCGTATTGGTGCTGGATAAGGATAAGTTCTTCGACTTTATTGAGCTAAATAAAAAGCAAAACTTCTTTGAAAGGATAGGTAACCTGTTTAAATCCTAA